In Drosophila santomea strain STO CAGO 1482 chromosome 3L, Prin_Dsan_1.1, whole genome shotgun sequence, a single window of DNA contains:
- the LOC120448939 gene encoding tetratricopeptide repeat protein 27, giving the protein MVADIFSEYYLCNFNDAVAVEDLPADEALRQLWTRQKLWTVDDLRGILQRWQEQGKRGLKDDPTSQLKDFLLLIFAFVQNNFTGPFDKLEEYQQIHSELELEKLDALEKLKASGEELNPNVKSVELLLIAKEILQGLLESHPESKVLIWWRLRVLCLHQHVLDDLAASLYEQFKSAAGHLQAHFNQFESRELQSLLLLELANGYLQFHRSEIASQILDELCKHLQVELKVEGLLGVRTKFQQKALPQLCLKVEQLNEQQPLPAAIHTNEATKLPKLLLLEDDTRLERIRFVELKDNEVMTLPSVLQALVLAKVKQLKRSTPKDRLADEQLEPYTQTLLYQEHGPFQVRQSSLLLNCLQESNQRRTVERSWKQCEECVKLLDTSEEELSLRSRLSYGFAAHLSPKWQVQLQLVDLLRSLGMTKTALDICLRIHAWQQVIECYTSLELRHKAAEIIRQELEKKPTALLYCLLGDAIDDPSFYEQAWLYSKKTSGKAQAYWGNHFYRSADYAQAMDHFEISLEINNLQEAILLRCGYCAIQLERWEPAVKYYLAYTHLEPNGFESWNNLAKALIKLGDKQRAHRVLGEALKCNYSNWKVWENYMLVSVDTSHWDDAMRAYQRMAELKQHYLDQEVLTRIVYGVSKEDPAGSGALIKRLIKLLGQQSIQHGNEPLVWELAALVAQTPLKKAEKLVKSYRAYTPKHLGWETKSEHALKALDLCLEVCDLSVAAIKEHIQEESEVMITSQLNSARLAGTSCLNALKRAINVDVPAEQTAKVDQLEKRIEDLTKIVQERMNVSRS; this is encoded by the exons ATGGTGGCGGATATATTCAgtgaatattatttatgcaatttcAACGATGCGGTGGCAGTTGAAG ATCTGCCAGCGGATGAGGCACTGCGTCAATTGTGGacccgccaaaaactgtggaCAGTAGATGATCTCCGGGGGATCCTTCAACGCTGGCAGGAGCAAGGCAAGCGAGGCTTGAAAGATGATCCCACCTCACAGCTCAAGGATTTCCTGCTCCTGATCTTCGCTTTTGTTCAGAACAATTTCACTGGACCCTTTGACAAACTGGAGGAGTACCAACAAATCCATAGTGAATTGGAACTGGAGAAACTCGACGCACTGGAGAAACTGAAGGCCAGTGGCGAGGAACTGAATCCGAATGTAAAATCTGTAGAGCTATTACTTATTGCCAAGGAAATTCTTCAGGGACTTTTAGAAAGCCATCCAGAATCAAAG GTTCTGATTTGGTGGCGATTGCGTGTGCTCTGTCTGCATCAGCATGTCCTGGATGACTTGGCGGCCTCCCTATACGAGCAGTTTAAGTCAGCAGCTGGACATCTGCAGGCTCACTTCAACCAGTTTGAGAGCAGGGAACTGCAGTCACTGCTGCTACTGGAGTTGGCTAATGGCTACCTGCAGTTTCATCGCTCTGAAATAGCCTCCCAAATACTGGATGAACTATGCAAGCATCTCCAGGTGGAGCTGAAAGTTGAGGGCTTACTAGGGGTACGCACCAAGTTCCAGCAGAAGGCTCTGCCTCAGCTCTGCCTTAAGGTTGAGCAACTAAACGAGCAGCAGCCTCTGCCTGCAGCCATCCATACAAATGAGGCGACCAAGTTGCCcaagctgctcctgctggagGATGACACGCGACTGGAGCGGATACGCTTTGTGGAGCTGAAGGACAACGAAGTTATGACGCTTCCCAGTGTGCTCCAAGCTCTGGTGCTGGCCAAGGT AAAACAATTGAAACGCTCGACGCCCAAGGATCGCCTTGCGGATGAGCAATTGGAGCCGTATACACAAACGCTGCTCTACCAGGAACACGGACCATTCCAAGTCCGTCAGTCATCCCTTCTGCTAAACTGCCTTCAGGAATCGAACCAAAGAAGGACAGTCGAGCGCAGCTGGAAACAATGCGAGGAGTGTGTCAAGCTGCTTGACACATCCGAGGAGGAGTTGTCGCTTCGATCCCGACTCTCCTATGGTTTCGCTGCCCACTTGAGTCCCAAGTGGCAAGTACAGCTGCAGCTTGTGGACTTGCTGCGATCCTTGGGCATGACCAAGACAGCTCTGGACATCTGTCTTCGCATACACGCCTGGCAGCAGGTGATCGAGTGCTACACGAGTCTGGAACTCCGTCACAAGGCAGCAGAGATCATCAggcaggagctggagaagaagCCGACGGCATTGCTGTACTGCCTTCTTGGCGATGCCATCGATGATCCTTCGTTCTACGAGCAGGCTTGGTTGTATTCCAAAAAGACAAGTGGAAAAGCTCAAGCCTATTGGGGCAACCACTTCTACAGGAGTGCAGATTATGCCCAGGCAATGGATCACTTCGAGATTTCGTTGGAGATTAACAACTTGCAGGAAGCGATTCTTTTGCGCTGTGGCTACTGCGCAATCCAACTGGAACGCTGGGAGCCGGctgttaaatattatttggcttACACCCACCTGGAACCCAATGGCTTCGAGTCCTGGAACAATCTAGCCAAGGCTTTGATTAAATTGGGTGACAAACAGCGGGCCCATCGCGTTCTTGGCGAGGCCCTAAAGTGCAACTACAGTAACTGGAAGGTTTGGGAGAACTACATGCTGGTGTCCGTGGATACTTCGCACTGGGACGACGCCATGCGGGCTTACCAGCGCATGGCGGAGCTGAAGCAGCACTACCTCGATCAGGAAGTGCTCACCCGTATTGTTTACGGAGTTTCCAAGGAGGATCCCGCCGGCTCAGGTGCTTTGATCAAGAGACTCATAAAGCTGCTGGGACAGCAGAGCATTCAACATGGTAACGAGCCTCTTGTTTGGGAACTGGCAGCCTTGGTGGCCCAAACACCACTGAAAAAGGCAGAGAAACTGGTAAAATCTTATCGCGCATACACGCCGAAACATTTGGGCTGGGAAACCAAGTCGGAGCACGCCTTGAAAGCACTGGATCTTTGCTTAGAGGTCTGCGATCTCTCagtggcggccatcaaagaGCACATCCAGGAGGAAAGTGAGGTGATGATTACTTCTCAACTAAATTCAGCCAGGTTGGCGGGCACATCTTGTCTGAATGCATTGAAGAGGGCCATTAATGTGGATGTGCCGGCAGAACAGACGGCAAAAGTGGATCAGCTGGAAAAGCGCATCGAGGATCTGACAAAAATTGTCCAGGAGCGAATGAATGTGTCCCG